Proteins encoded within one genomic window of Neoarius graeffei isolate fNeoGra1 chromosome 18, fNeoGra1.pri, whole genome shotgun sequence:
- the LOC132866452 gene encoding adhesion G protein-coupled receptor E3-like isoform X1, translated as MFSSWFSPEGVAVLLLTIVATFDASLPDVNLTLPEKCQVDLLAESALEWALPPFQNGTVQEPLQDIVESHLNKMMALITLLKDFITDRNILLSYGNCVLEVTENLVSTLVRKTDPIKSINISLQTLEVQVITVGQNTSVNKVHSLITSSASMDIELTGISKNSNVAVAFMSYTNMADILTPVDLVISETMMSAVVSVTLLQTTNAHLTKPLNLTFTHIRELYPAGILYCGNWTETDWAEAGCNITDKNFTHTVCSCDHLGTFTIMQVGIFVLRSYGFCFFNFSLHYCIKLHLLHHHHHHLELHYNTAET; from the exons ATGTTTTCCAGTTGGTTTTCTCCTGAAG GAGTCGCTGTTTTGTTACTCACAATAGTTGCAACATTTGATGCTTCCCTTCCCG ATGTGAATCTCACACTACCTGAAAAATGCCAG GTTGATTTGCTAGCAGAGTCTGCACTGGAGTGGGCGCTGCCCCCATTTCAGAACGGAACAGTGCAGGAGCCACTACAGGAC ATTGTGGAATCTCATTTGAACAAAATGATGGCGCTTATAACTCTTTTGAAAGACTTCATTACTGACCGGAATATTCTACTATCCTACGGAAACTGTGTACTGGAAGTCACTGAGAATTTGGTGTCTACGCTGGTGAGGAAAACAGATCCCATCAAATCCATCAACATTTCTCTACAAACTTTAG AGGTTCAGGTAATTACTGTTGGACAAAACACCTCTGTGAATAAAGTCCATTCTCTCATCACAAGCAGTGCATCCATGGATATCGAGTTGACTGGGATCTCAAAGAACAGCAATG TTGCTGTAGCCTTTATGAGCTACACCAACATGGCAGACATCCTGACACCTGTAGACCTTGTAATAAGCGAAACCATGATGTCTGCTGTGGTATCAGTAACACTTCTCCAAACCACCAACGCACACCTCACCAAACCACTCAATCTCACGTTCACACACATCAGA GAGTTATACCCTGCAGGCATTCTCTACTGTGGGAACTGGACAGAAACAGACTGGGCTGAAGCTGGTTGTAACATCACAGACAAAAACTTCACTCACACTGTGTGCTCTTGTGATCATCTGGGTACTTTTACTATCATGCAGGTT GGTATCTTTGTACTCAGATCCTATGGTTtttgcttttttaatttttctctGCATTACTGCA TTAAACTTCATcttctacatcatcatcatcatcatcttgagCTTCACTATAATACGGCAGAAACTTAA
- the LOC132866452 gene encoding adhesion G protein-coupled receptor E3-like isoform X2, translated as MIPLLKRVAVLLLTIVATFDASLPDVNLTLPEKCQVDLLAESALEWALPPFQNGTVQEPLQDIVESHLNKMMALITLLKDFITDRNILLSYGNCVLEVTENLVSTLVRKTDPIKSINISLQTLEVQVITVGQNTSVNKVHSLITSSASMDIELTGISKNSNVAVAFMSYTNMADILTPVDLVISETMMSAVVSVTLLQTTNAHLTKPLNLTFTHIRELYPAGILYCGNWTETDWAEAGCNITDKNFTHTVCSCDHLGTFTIMQVGIFVLRSYGFCFFNFSLHYCIKLHLLHHHHHHLELHYNTAET; from the exons atgatTCCGCTATTGAAAC GAGTCGCTGTTTTGTTACTCACAATAGTTGCAACATTTGATGCTTCCCTTCCCG ATGTGAATCTCACACTACCTGAAAAATGCCAG GTTGATTTGCTAGCAGAGTCTGCACTGGAGTGGGCGCTGCCCCCATTTCAGAACGGAACAGTGCAGGAGCCACTACAGGAC ATTGTGGAATCTCATTTGAACAAAATGATGGCGCTTATAACTCTTTTGAAAGACTTCATTACTGACCGGAATATTCTACTATCCTACGGAAACTGTGTACTGGAAGTCACTGAGAATTTGGTGTCTACGCTGGTGAGGAAAACAGATCCCATCAAATCCATCAACATTTCTCTACAAACTTTAG AGGTTCAGGTAATTACTGTTGGACAAAACACCTCTGTGAATAAAGTCCATTCTCTCATCACAAGCAGTGCATCCATGGATATCGAGTTGACTGGGATCTCAAAGAACAGCAATG TTGCTGTAGCCTTTATGAGCTACACCAACATGGCAGACATCCTGACACCTGTAGACCTTGTAATAAGCGAAACCATGATGTCTGCTGTGGTATCAGTAACACTTCTCCAAACCACCAACGCACACCTCACCAAACCACTCAATCTCACGTTCACACACATCAGA GAGTTATACCCTGCAGGCATTCTCTACTGTGGGAACTGGACAGAAACAGACTGGGCTGAAGCTGGTTGTAACATCACAGACAAAAACTTCACTCACACTGTGTGCTCTTGTGATCATCTGGGTACTTTTACTATCATGCAGGTT GGTATCTTTGTACTCAGATCCTATGGTTtttgcttttttaatttttctctGCATTACTGCA TTAAACTTCATcttctacatcatcatcatcatcatcttgagCTTCACTATAATACGGCAGAAACTTAA